A region of Rhodospirillales bacterium DNA encodes the following proteins:
- a CDS encoding sigma-70 family RNA polymerase sigma factor: MGALVDRLFRRESARIVATLARALGPRHLDVAEDVTQQALLQALRTWPFRGAPDDPAAWLYTVARRLAVDAARRDAILRRHADSIERELSARAPAAPEARFADELADDELRLLFMCAHPALSAEMRLALLLRTGCGLSTREIAAGLLREEATVAQWLVRARRRVHERGLALDMPSAAELPARLAPVLDALYLAFNEGHGASGGEALVRADLCGEAVRLARLLAGHPVAGRPETQALAALLLFHAARLPTRADGAGEIVLLAEQDRARWDHAAIAEGFARLERAAAGARLSEFHLLAGIAAEHARAATFAATDWRSILAYYDALIAVAPSPVHRLNRAVALAMADGPAAGLAEVEALVREPALTGYFLLPATRGELLRRLGRDAEAADAFAEASRLAASAPARRFLDRRREALGAA, from the coding sequence ATCGGCGCGCTGGTCGACCGCCTGTTCCGCCGTGAATCCGCCCGCATCGTCGCGACGCTGGCCCGGGCCCTGGGTCCCCGCCATCTCGACGTCGCGGAGGACGTCACGCAGCAGGCGCTCCTGCAAGCGCTGCGGACATGGCCGTTCCGCGGCGCGCCCGACGACCCGGCGGCGTGGCTCTACACGGTGGCGCGGCGCCTGGCGGTCGACGCGGCGCGGCGCGACGCGATCCTCCGGCGCCACGCGGACTCCATCGAGCGGGAGCTGTCGGCGCGCGCGCCGGCGGCGCCGGAGGCGCGATTCGCGGATGAACTCGCCGACGACGAGCTGCGCCTGCTTTTCATGTGCGCCCATCCGGCGCTGTCGGCCGAGATGCGGTTGGCGCTACTGCTGCGCACGGGCTGCGGCCTGTCGACCCGCGAGATCGCCGCCGGGCTGCTGCGCGAGGAGGCGACGGTGGCGCAATGGCTGGTGCGCGCGCGGCGGCGCGTCCACGAGCGCGGGCTGGCGCTCGACATGCCGTCCGCGGCCGAGCTGCCGGCGCGCCTCGCACCGGTCCTCGACGCGCTCTATCTCGCGTTCAACGAGGGCCACGGCGCCAGCGGCGGCGAGGCGCTGGTGCGCGCCGACCTGTGCGGCGAGGCGGTGCGGCTGGCGCGGCTGCTGGCCGGCCATCCCGTCGCCGGCAGGCCGGAGACGCAGGCGCTGGCGGCGCTGCTGCTGTTCCACGCCGCGCGGCTGCCGACCCGCGCCGACGGCGCCGGCGAGATCGTGCTGCTGGCCGAGCAGGACCGCGCGCGCTGGGACCACGCCGCCATCGCCGAGGGGTTCGCCCGGCTGGAACGCGCGGCGGCCGGCGCCCGGCTATCGGAGTTCCACCTGCTGGCGGGCATCGCCGCCGAGCACGCGCGCGCCGCCACCTTCGCGGCGACCGATTGGCGGTCGATCCTCGCCTACTACGACGCCCTGATCGCGGTCGCGCCGTCGCCGGTGCACCGCCTGAACCGCGCCGTGGCGCTGGCCATGGCCGACGGCCCCGCGGCCGGACTGGCCGAGGTCGAGGCGCTGGTGCGCGAGCCGGCACTGACCGGGTACTTCCTGCTGCCGGCGACGCGCGGCGAACTACTGCGCCGGCTCGGCCGGGACGCCGAGGCGGCGGACGCCTTCGCCGAGGCGTCGAGGCTGGCCGCGTCCGCGCCGGCGCGCCGCTTCCTGGACCGCCGGCGCGAGGCGCTCGGCGCCGCCTAG
- a CDS encoding RidA family protein, which produces MTFKRHNPKGVALAGKYSHAVELPPGCRLLYVSGQVGVDSKGKIAAGIEKQCDMVWKNIGAILRNAGMSYADIIKVNAYLTDGRFIGTYRSMRDKYVHDPYPASTLVLVSGLAAPEMLVEVEIVAAKA; this is translated from the coding sequence ATGACGTTCAAGCGCCACAACCCGAAGGGCGTCGCCCTCGCGGGCAAATATAGCCACGCGGTCGAGCTGCCGCCCGGCTGCCGGCTGCTCTACGTCTCCGGCCAGGTCGGCGTCGACTCGAAGGGCAAGATCGCGGCCGGCATCGAGAAGCAGTGCGACATGGTGTGGAAGAACATCGGCGCGATCCTGCGCAACGCCGGCATGAGCTACGCCGACATCATCAAGGTCAACGCCTACCTCACCGACGGGCGTTTCATCGGTACCTACCGCTCGATGCGCGACAAGTACGTCCACGATCCGTATCCGGCCTCGACCCTGGTGCTGGTCAGCGGACTGGCCGCGCCGGAGATGCTTGTCGAGGTCGAGATCGTCGCGGCCAAGGCCTAG
- a CDS encoding transcription initiation protein has translation MAKFMLLLRDDPKAFTALSPAEMQAIIGKYRAWAQGLRERGQLAGSDKLRDDPGKVLRHAGTRVAVKDGPYAESKELIGGYFVVEAADYAAAVEIARECPHIRPGATGTIEVRQIQEM, from the coding sequence ATGGCGAAGTTCATGCTGCTGCTGCGCGACGATCCCAAGGCCTTCACCGCGCTGTCGCCGGCCGAGATGCAGGCGATCATCGGAAAATACCGCGCCTGGGCGCAGGGGCTGCGCGAGCGCGGCCAGCTCGCCGGTAGCGACAAACTGCGCGACGACCCCGGCAAGGTGCTGCGCCACGCCGGCACGCGGGTCGCGGTCAAGGACGGCCCCTACGCCGAGAGCAAGGAGCTGATCGGCGGGTACTTCGTCGTCGAGGCCGCCGACTACGCCGCCGCGGTCGAGATCGCGCGGGAGTGCCCGCATATCCGGCCCGGCGCGACGGGCACGATCGAGGTCCGGCAGATCCAGGAGATGTGA
- a CDS encoding pyridoxamine 5'-phosphate oxidase family protein, whose translation MTDEAPAPPPSDVAFTPSVKAAQERLGSRAHHLRQERDRPWATGVTPNLAEFLALVDTFFLATATAAGQPYIQHRGGPPGFLKPLDGRTLGFADFRGNRQYVTVGNLAENDRVHIFIPHHATRQRIKLWGGARIVEDDADLMRRLAVPGYDARIERAVLFTVEAWDVNCPQHIVARYSEAEIAPAVDKLTARIRELEAENAALRAAMREPAP comes from the coding sequence ATGACGGATGAAGCGCCGGCGCCCCCGCCCAGCGACGTGGCGTTCACGCCGTCGGTCAAGGCGGCGCAGGAGCGGCTGGGATCGCGCGCGCACCATCTGCGGCAGGAGCGCGACCGCCCGTGGGCGACCGGCGTCACGCCGAACCTCGCGGAGTTCCTGGCATTGGTCGACACGTTCTTCCTCGCCACCGCGACGGCCGCCGGCCAGCCCTACATCCAGCACCGCGGCGGGCCGCCCGGTTTCCTGAAGCCGCTCGACGGCCGCACGCTGGGCTTCGCCGATTTCCGCGGCAACCGCCAGTACGTCACGGTCGGCAACCTCGCGGAGAACGACCGCGTCCACATCTTCATCCCCCACCATGCGACGCGGCAGCGCATCAAGCTGTGGGGCGGCGCGCGCATCGTCGAGGACGATGCCGACCTGATGCGCCGCCTCGCCGTGCCGGGCTACGACGCCCGGATCGAGCGCGCGGTGCTGTTCACGGTCGAGGCGTGGGACGTGAACTGCCCGCAGCATATCGTCGCGCGCTACAGCGAGGCGGAGATCGCGCCGGCGGTCGACAAGCTCACCGCCCGCATCCGCGAGCTGGAGGCGGAGAACGCCGCCCTGCGCGCGGCGATGCGCGAACCGGCGCCGTAG
- a CDS encoding 1-acyl-sn-glycerol-3-phosphate acyltransferase: MNHLGSLLFNAGFYAWSALLAVVGLPVLLLPAPAVRAYARLWVRGTLLLLRWTCGLRHVVHGARRLPDGPYIVAAKHQSTWETLAFNVVFPDAAIVLKRELFLIPVVGWMMWRAGNVGIDRKAGTAALRAILRDARAAADGGRRILIFPEGTRTAVGADHPYQPGVAALYSQLKLPVVPVALNSGLFWGRRTFLKKPGLIEVEILPPIPPGLRREAFMETLRERIEAGSRRLAAGSGTRR, from the coding sequence ATGAACCATCTCGGATCACTCCTCTTCAACGCCGGCTTCTACGCGTGGTCGGCGCTGCTGGCCGTCGTCGGACTGCCGGTGCTGCTGCTGCCGGCGCCGGCCGTGCGCGCCTACGCGCGCCTCTGGGTGCGGGGCACCTTGCTGCTGCTGCGCTGGACCTGCGGACTGCGGCATGTCGTGCACGGCGCGCGGCGGCTGCCGGACGGCCCGTACATCGTCGCCGCCAAGCACCAGTCGACCTGGGAGACGCTGGCGTTCAACGTCGTGTTTCCAGACGCCGCCATCGTGCTCAAGCGCGAGCTGTTCCTGATTCCCGTCGTCGGCTGGATGATGTGGCGCGCCGGAAACGTCGGCATCGACCGCAAGGCGGGGACGGCGGCGCTGCGCGCCATCCTGCGAGACGCGCGCGCCGCCGCCGACGGCGGACGGCGGATCCTCATCTTTCCCGAGGGAACGCGGACGGCGGTCGGCGCCGACCATCCCTACCAGCCCGGCGTCGCCGCGCTGTATTCGCAGCTCAAGCTGCCGGTCGTGCCGGTAGCGCTCAATTCCGGGCTGTTCTGGGGCCGCCGCACCTTCCTCAAGAAGCCGGGCTTGATCGAGGTCGAAATCCTGCCGCCGATCCCGCCAGGGCTGCGCCGGGAGGCGTTCATGGAGACCCTGCGCGAGCGGATCGAGGCCGGCTCGCGCCGCCTCGCGGCGGGTTCCGGGACACGTCGGTAG
- a CDS encoding zinc-ribbon domain-containing protein has translation MQITCPNCSARYMVDPAAIGANGRTVQCFRCGHKWFERPASAKPADTEAGATAPERPGAPHAAEKAVPDVVIRPANPAEAPSLPSVAVEERGTPGWLKIVIGALVLLALIGAAGYLLRNQLGPTGGQAPGATTGKSAKTPPGGGPCAAPGIVVKAPAQHASIEIVGAKATAMAGPDGGQTTVVGGDILNTGGADVMICRLWFVFKDGAGKPIAEKNYALAEGIVAPGGRAPFEVKVSDAPNGTVSFDLVVEAGG, from the coding sequence ATGCAAATCACCTGCCCGAACTGCTCGGCGCGCTACATGGTCGATCCGGCGGCGATCGGCGCCAACGGCCGCACGGTCCAGTGTTTCCGATGCGGCCACAAGTGGTTCGAGCGGCCGGCGAGCGCCAAGCCGGCCGACACCGAGGCGGGCGCGACGGCACCGGAACGTCCGGGAGCGCCGCACGCCGCCGAGAAGGCGGTTCCGGACGTCGTCATCCGCCCGGCGAATCCGGCCGAGGCGCCGTCCCTGCCGAGCGTCGCGGTAGAGGAGCGCGGAACGCCGGGTTGGCTCAAGATCGTGATCGGCGCGCTGGTCCTGCTCGCCCTGATCGGCGCCGCCGGCTACCTGCTGCGCAACCAACTCGGACCAACGGGCGGGCAGGCGCCGGGCGCCACGACGGGCAAGAGCGCGAAGACGCCGCCGGGCGGCGGCCCGTGCGCGGCGCCGGGCATCGTGGTCAAAGCCCCCGCCCAGCACGCCTCGATCGAGATCGTCGGCGCCAAGGCGACCGCGATGGCCGGTCCCGACGGCGGACAGACCACGGTGGTCGGCGGCGACATCCTCAACACCGGCGGCGCCGACGTGATGATCTGCCGCCTGTGGTTCGTGTTCAAGGACGGCGCCGGCAAGCCGATCGCGGAGAAGAACTACGCTCTGGCCGAGGGGATCGTGGCGCCGGGCGGCCGCGCGCCGTTCGAGGTCAAGGTCTCCGACGCGCCGAACGGCACCGTGAGCTTCGACCTCGTGGTCGAGGCCGGCGGCTGA
- a CDS encoding GNAT family N-acetyltransferase, with translation MALRIGDLDPTHAGAAHALTTAVGWTHRLEDWVSALAVGRGLGAFDDDGTPRGALMWFPYGSAFATIGMVAVDPAVHRGGVGRALMDRAVADAGGRSLILVSTAAGRRLYESLGFRVIGANAAHVGVAAATAPADGVEAGGAHDTPALVALDAAAQGYPREALVSALARDGEIAVVREDGVPIAFAICRLFGKGRQVGPVIARDEGQARLLIAWFLARHAGRTLRIDVPADHPALAAWLVGLGFPRGGESPFMVRGDAPSPTGPARRYALVSQAMC, from the coding sequence ATGGCCCTCCGCATCGGCGACCTCGATCCGACCCACGCCGGCGCCGCGCACGCGTTGACGACGGCGGTCGGCTGGACGCACCGGCTCGAGGACTGGGTGTCCGCGCTCGCGGTCGGCCGTGGGCTGGGCGCGTTCGACGACGACGGTACGCCCCGGGGCGCGCTGATGTGGTTCCCGTACGGCTCCGCCTTCGCGACGATCGGCATGGTGGCGGTCGATCCCGCGGTCCATCGCGGCGGCGTCGGCCGCGCGCTGATGGACCGGGCGGTCGCCGACGCCGGCGGCCGGTCGCTGATCCTGGTGTCGACCGCCGCCGGCCGCCGGCTCTACGAGTCGCTGGGTTTCCGCGTCATCGGCGCCAACGCCGCGCATGTCGGCGTCGCCGCGGCGACCGCGCCGGCCGATGGCGTCGAGGCCGGCGGCGCCCACGACACTCCCGCGTTGGTCGCCCTCGACGCCGCCGCGCAGGGCTATCCGCGCGAGGCGCTGGTGTCGGCGCTGGCGCGGGACGGCGAGATCGCGGTGGTGCGCGAGGACGGCGTCCCCATCGCCTTCGCGATCTGCCGCCTGTTCGGCAAGGGTCGCCAGGTCGGCCCGGTGATCGCCCGCGACGAGGGCCAGGCGCGCCTTCTGATCGCGTGGTTTCTGGCGCGCCATGCCGGCCGGACGCTGCGGATCGACGTGCCCGCCGACCATCCCGCGCTGGCGGCATGGCTCGTCGGACTCGGATTCCCGCGCGGCGGCGAATCGCCGTTCATGGTGCGCGGCGACGCGCCGTCGCCGACGGGTCCGGCCCGCCGCTACGCGCTGGTCAGCCAGGCGATGTGCTGA
- a CDS encoding HAD-IIIA family hydrolase: MARLVLLDRDGTINVDRADSVKTPGELILIPGAAAAIARLNEAGVRVAVVTNQSIVGRGVIGQDMLDRIHLEMRERLAREAGARLDAVFECVDPPDRAGERRKPNPGMLREALRRFGASAAETPMIGDDLRDLQAAKAAGCPRVLVRTGKGAATQAAGVPADLLPVAVHADLAAAVAAYLGGAGG, encoded by the coding sequence ATGGCCCGTCTGGTGCTTCTGGATCGGGACGGCACGATCAACGTCGACCGGGCCGACTCGGTCAAGACGCCGGGCGAGCTGATCCTCATCCCCGGCGCCGCCGCGGCGATCGCGCGGCTGAACGAGGCCGGCGTGCGCGTCGCCGTCGTCACGAACCAGTCCATCGTCGGGCGCGGCGTGATCGGCCAGGACATGCTCGACCGCATCCACCTCGAGATGCGCGAACGTCTGGCGCGCGAGGCCGGCGCGCGGCTCGACGCCGTGTTCGAATGCGTCGACCCGCCGGACCGCGCCGGCGAACGCCGCAAACCCAACCCCGGCATGCTGCGCGAGGCGTTACGACGGTTCGGCGCGTCGGCGGCCGAGACGCCGATGATCGGCGACGATCTGCGCGATCTCCAGGCGGCGAAGGCGGCGGGCTGTCCGCGCGTTCTGGTGCGCACCGGCAAAGGTGCCGCCACGCAGGCCGCCGGCGTGCCGGCCGATTTGCTGCCGGTCGCCGTCCACGCCGATCTCGCGGCCGCGGTCGCGGCCTATCTCGGCGGCGCCGGTGGGTGA